The following proteins come from a genomic window of Gimesia chilikensis:
- a CDS encoding bifunctional serine/threonine-protein kinase/formylglycine-generating enzyme family protein — MKSRNGTDFEQLPSDLMLKINQLCDQFEIELRQGDLPSITDWLDHVAVEYREVILKELIPLEIEHRIQTGDIPQVSDYLQPFPLLDQDWLLETIGTARAELKPAKANDLSSGSQGNSIESYRERIIQSGVLAASELTEILEMVELPSSADEMAELLTQSGRLTTYQSQVLLEPECRPLLIGEYLIQEPIGSGGMGTVYKAIHRRMKRLVALKVIRADLDQNPERLKRFEREVQTAARLSHPHIVTAYDAGESQGIHYLICEYIDGESLTQLVRDSGPLDFADALHCLQQIAEGLDYAHSQGVIHRDIKPANILVDDQGDLKILDMGLARLQESSADILTNGEQTELTSSQIFMGTIDYMAPEQARNTRLADHRSDIYSLGCTFYFLLTGKPVYSGETTVERILAHKEQPIPRLSSVCNQVPTDFDAIFSKMLAKEPDERYSSVSDLLQDLQNFNLSYDAEQTVMLPAAESADFQTEATTAAEAWASQTTREQPAVSDYPAVSDYTVMAGTTVQHQSLPAGRRRGLIWGGAAVAAAVLLMFLFRNPQRQLTEDSTAGPLETTPGQSGQLDAGTIQAEYAKQVQLPAQASEKISDGPEPVMLDLTLIPPGEFIMGTEETDPVAYDAPTHPVKLTRPFYIGTTEVSNQLFQSFVDETGYRTDAERAGGYGMAGGSWNRSGNYYWKNLGELPVQKTAPAVNISWNDAVTFCEWLSRKTGTIYRLPTEAEWEYACRAGTQTPWFFGDSPEDMAQYAWFQGNSEGKVYPAKQKQPNAFGLYDIYGNEWEWCQDFYAADYYRNSPSENPTGPAEGSERVRRGGGFQQPAGQMTSYIRGHGPPETPSRGAFRVVREIPVD, encoded by the coding sequence GTGAAGTCGCGAAATGGAACAGATTTCGAACAGCTCCCTTCAGATCTGATGCTCAAAATCAATCAGTTGTGTGATCAGTTTGAAATAGAGCTCAGGCAGGGAGATCTACCGTCAATTACAGATTGGCTGGATCATGTTGCCGTCGAATATCGCGAAGTAATTCTAAAAGAACTGATACCGCTGGAAATCGAGCACCGGATTCAGACTGGTGACATTCCGCAGGTCAGCGACTATCTGCAGCCGTTTCCCCTGCTGGACCAGGACTGGTTATTGGAAACGATTGGAACGGCCAGAGCTGAACTCAAACCTGCAAAAGCGAACGATCTGTCATCAGGCTCTCAGGGAAATTCCATAGAGTCCTACAGGGAGCGGATTATTCAGTCCGGGGTCCTGGCTGCCTCTGAACTGACCGAAATTCTCGAAATGGTTGAATTACCTTCGTCTGCAGATGAAATGGCGGAGTTGCTGACTCAGTCCGGTCGACTGACGACTTATCAGAGTCAGGTGCTGCTTGAACCGGAATGCCGTCCGTTGTTGATTGGCGAATATTTGATCCAGGAACCGATCGGTTCAGGGGGCATGGGGACGGTTTATAAAGCCATTCATCGGCGGATGAAACGGCTTGTAGCCCTGAAAGTCATTCGCGCCGACCTGGATCAGAATCCGGAACGGCTGAAGCGATTCGAGCGAGAAGTGCAGACCGCCGCTCGCCTCTCTCATCCCCATATTGTAACCGCTTACGATGCCGGGGAATCACAGGGAATCCATTATCTGATCTGCGAATACATCGATGGTGAAAGTCTTACTCAACTGGTACGGGATTCGGGACCACTTGATTTTGCAGACGCGTTGCATTGTCTGCAACAGATCGCGGAAGGCTTGGATTATGCCCATTCCCAGGGGGTGATTCATCGGGATATAAAGCCGGCGAATATTTTAGTCGATGATCAGGGAGATCTGAAAATCCTGGATATGGGGCTGGCCCGCCTGCAGGAATCATCAGCGGACATTCTCACTAACGGAGAACAGACCGAACTCACCTCCAGTCAGATATTCATGGGGACTATTGATTACATGGCCCCCGAACAGGCACGGAATACCAGGCTAGCCGATCATCGCTCTGATATTTACAGCCTGGGTTGCACATTCTATTTCCTGCTGACGGGGAAACCCGTTTACTCCGGGGAGACGACAGTCGAGCGGATACTCGCGCACAAGGAACAGCCGATTCCTCGCTTGTCGAGCGTCTGCAACCAGGTGCCAACTGACTTTGATGCGATTTTTTCAAAGATGCTGGCCAAGGAACCTGACGAGCGTTATTCGAGCGTGAGCGATTTATTGCAGGATCTGCAAAATTTCAATCTCAGCTACGATGCAGAGCAGACAGTTATGCTCCCTGCTGCTGAGTCTGCTGATTTCCAGACAGAGGCAACGACTGCAGCAGAAGCCTGGGCCAGTCAGACGACAAGGGAGCAGCCTGCGGTATCCGATTACCCTGCGGTATCCGATTACACGGTGATGGCAGGAACCACTGTGCAACACCAGTCACTTCCTGCAGGCAGACGGCGTGGCTTGATCTGGGGGGGCGCTGCGGTCGCAGCAGCAGTACTGCTTATGTTCCTGTTCAGGAATCCGCAACGTCAGTTGACAGAAGACTCGACTGCTGGTCCTCTGGAGACGACTCCAGGTCAGTCGGGTCAGCTCGATGCCGGAACGATTCAGGCAGAGTATGCAAAACAGGTTCAACTGCCTGCTCAGGCCAGTGAGAAAATCTCTGATGGTCCTGAGCCGGTGATGCTCGACCTGACTTTAATTCCTCCCGGTGAGTTCATCATGGGAACGGAAGAGACAGATCCCGTTGCCTATGACGCGCCAACACATCCTGTGAAACTGACACGCCCTTTTTATATCGGGACGACTGAAGTGTCTAATCAGTTGTTCCAGAGTTTCGTTGATGAAACCGGCTATCGCACCGATGCAGAACGGGCTGGCGGGTACGGAATGGCTGGTGGCAGCTGGAATCGGTCGGGAAATTATTACTGGAAGAATCTCGGTGAGCTACCTGTGCAGAAAACAGCGCCGGCCGTCAATATCAGCTGGAATGATGCTGTCACGTTTTGTGAATGGCTTTCTCGAAAGACGGGGACTATCTATCGGCTTCCCACTGAGGCGGAATGGGAGTATGCCTGCCGGGCGGGAACACAAACCCCCTGGTTTTTTGGGGATAGCCCTGAGGATATGGCACAGTATGCGTGGTTCCAGGGGAATTCTGAGGGCAAAGTATATCCTGCAAAACAGAAGCAGCCCAACGCATTCGGGCTTTACGACATCTACGGAAATGAGTGGGAGTGGTGCCAGGACTTCTATGCCGCCGACTATTACCGCAACTCTCCCTCCGAAAACCCAACCGGTCCCGCAGAAGGCAGCGAACGGGTACGTCGTGGGGGCGGCTTTCAACAACCCGCTGGCCAGATGACTTCCTATATTCGCGGTCATGGACCACCAGAGACACCTTCGCGCGGTGCATTCAGAGTGGTCCGGGAAATCCCCGTTGACTAA
- a CDS encoding carbon-nitrogen hydrolase family protein, with the protein MNSSLKSPSVSFVFGILLTLLLQITSISAGEPVPEGWQQIAMRKPVKPEFSYLPQGSFDGKGALAISAAPDQTESHGAWVKSFPIKGGQGYRFHVWRKTEGLAVPRRNAVVKITWLDEKGNLIPSRVQGADDRVRPVFPADGNTNKAGWTEVTDVYPVPTEATQAKVELHLRWAGQGRVLWSLPELNPEAAPAQRIIRLASAHLRPRNGKSAMENCQQFAPLIAEAGKKQADLICLPECLTMCGTGLDYADVAEPVPGPSTEYFGKLAKEFNLYIVAGLLEQSGDLVYNTAALIGPDGKLVGKYRKVCLPREEIEHGISPGKEYPVFDTRFGKLGMMICWDVHFPEVARNLANNGAEVIAMPIWGGNPTLAKARAIENQVFLVTSTYTDPDRDWMKTTIIDKEGKMLSIGKDWGTLVMAEVNLSQPKLWRFLGNFRERIYRERPVEGFVEPTETR; encoded by the coding sequence ATGAATTCTTCCCTTAAGTCACCGTCTGTCTCCTTTGTGTTTGGAATTCTGCTGACTCTATTGCTGCAGATTACTTCAATATCAGCAGGTGAGCCCGTCCCTGAGGGCTGGCAACAGATTGCAATGCGCAAACCGGTCAAGCCGGAGTTCAGCTATCTCCCCCAGGGTTCCTTCGATGGTAAAGGGGCGCTGGCAATCTCTGCTGCTCCTGACCAGACAGAATCGCATGGAGCGTGGGTAAAATCATTCCCGATCAAGGGAGGACAGGGATATCGCTTTCATGTCTGGAGAAAAACCGAAGGACTCGCTGTTCCGCGTCGAAATGCAGTCGTCAAAATCACATGGCTCGATGAAAAAGGAAATCTGATTCCTTCGCGCGTCCAGGGGGCCGATGACAGAGTGAGACCCGTTTTCCCCGCAGATGGAAATACCAACAAAGCAGGCTGGACAGAAGTAACTGACGTGTATCCTGTCCCGACAGAGGCGACGCAAGCCAAAGTAGAACTGCATCTCCGCTGGGCCGGTCAGGGACGCGTTCTGTGGAGTCTGCCGGAATTGAATCCTGAAGCTGCTCCCGCGCAGCGAATCATCCGACTGGCATCCGCTCATTTGCGTCCCCGCAATGGAAAGTCAGCGATGGAGAACTGCCAACAGTTCGCTCCACTGATCGCAGAAGCCGGTAAGAAACAGGCTGACCTGATCTGTCTTCCGGAGTGTCTCACCATGTGCGGTACAGGCCTGGATTACGCAGATGTGGCTGAACCGGTCCCCGGCCCTTCAACCGAATATTTCGGCAAACTCGCGAAGGAATTTAATCTGTATATTGTGGCAGGCCTGCTGGAACAATCGGGAGACCTCGTTTATAACACAGCGGCTTTGATCGGCCCTGATGGGAAGCTGGTGGGTAAATATCGGAAAGTCTGTCTTCCCCGCGAGGAAATTGAGCACGGAATCTCGCCAGGAAAAGAATATCCGGTTTTTGACACCCGCTTTGGGAAACTGGGAATGATGATCTGCTGGGATGTTCATTTCCCTGAAGTGGCCCGGAACCTGGCCAATAATGGCGCTGAAGTCATTGCCATGCCGATCTGGGGCGGCAATCCGACACTCGCCAAGGCACGCGCCATCGAAAATCAGGTCTTTCTCGTCACCAGCACCTATACCGATCCCGACCGAGACTGGATGAAAACAACGATCATCGACAAGGAAGGCAAGATGCTCTCGATCGGCAAAGACTGGGGCACACTTGTGATGGCAGAGGTAAATCTATCACAGCCGAAGCTCTGGCGTTTCCTGGGGAACTTCCGCGAGCGGATCTACCGTGAGCGTCCCGTGGAAGGTTTTGTTGAGCCGACGGAAACACGCTAG
- a CDS encoding ECF-type sigma factor, protein MSLIEETVTQWIDQLKTGDARAAQRLWESYFLEMVEVARRKLQGAPRAVADEEDVALSAFKSFCLGAQNGRFSQVTDRENLWPLLVAITSHKSVDLIRHENRKKRGGSGASGTESERNKQSTPVDFEQIIQSQPSPEFTVQLAEELERLLDLLDKTGDSTLRQVALAKMEGETTTEIAEQLGCARRTIERKLQLITRLWQEDCNL, encoded by the coding sequence ATGTCTTTAATCGAAGAGACTGTCACACAGTGGATCGATCAGTTAAAAACGGGCGATGCGCGCGCTGCGCAGCGGCTGTGGGAATCCTACTTTCTGGAAATGGTGGAAGTGGCCCGCAGAAAGCTGCAGGGGGCACCACGCGCCGTGGCTGATGAAGAAGATGTCGCGCTCAGTGCTTTTAAAAGTTTTTGTCTGGGAGCGCAGAATGGCCGCTTTTCTCAGGTCACCGATCGAGAAAACCTGTGGCCGCTCCTGGTGGCAATTACCTCGCATAAGTCCGTTGACCTGATACGCCATGAGAATCGGAAAAAACGGGGAGGCAGTGGTGCCAGCGGCACAGAGTCGGAACGCAACAAACAAAGTACACCCGTTGATTTTGAGCAGATTATTCAGAGTCAACCTTCCCCTGAATTCACTGTCCAACTGGCCGAGGAACTGGAACGCCTGCTCGATTTATTGGACAAAACCGGCGATTCGACCTTAAGACAGGTTGCGTTAGCCAAAATGGAAGGGGAAACTACAACTGAAATTGCCGAACAGCTGGGTTGTGCCCGTCGTACGATTGAACGGAAGCTTCAGCTGATTACCCGTCTTTGGCAAGAGGATTGCAATTTGTGA